The Gasterosteus aculeatus chromosome 17, fGasAcu3.hap1.1, whole genome shotgun sequence genome includes a window with the following:
- the alpl gene encoding alkaline phosphatase, tissue-nonspecific isozyme: protein MKVIALLVVGTSALISGSFGKPQFPEQEKDPKFWNTWAQRTLKNALTLQKFNTNRAKNLVFFLGDGMGVPTVTAARILKGQLNGQSGEETQLEMDKFPFVSLAKTYNTNAQVPDSAGTATAYLCGVKANEGTVGVSAAATRTQCNTTRGNEVTSILRWASDTGMSVGIVTTTRVNHATPSAAYAHSVDRDWYSDNEMPAEALKNGCKDIARQLFDNIPNIAVILGGGRKYMFPKNTSDVEYPGVAKHNGTRNDGRNLVQEWIDGKKAKKGHYVWNKKQLLSLNPNNVEYLLGLFEPADMTYNLERNTDTDPSLPEMVEVAIKILRKNPKGFFLLVEGGRIDHGHHEGKAKQALHEAVEMDKAISLAGLMTSVHDTLTVVTADHSHMFNFGGYTGRGNPMFGLAPMLSDIDQKPFTSIIYGNGPGYKLVNGGRENVSTVDYQENNYQAQAAVPLTMETHGGEDVAVFAKGPMAHLLHGVYEQNYIPHAMAYASCIGENREHCSGRSAALRPVLSSAAALLTVTRLLC, encoded by the exons ATGAAGGTGATAGCCCTGCTCGTCGTTGGCACCTCTGCTCTGATTTCGGGGAGTTTCGGGAAGCCGCAGTTCCCCG AACAAGAGAAGGATCCCAAGTTTTGGAACACGTGGGCTCAGCGGACGCTGAAGAACGCTCTGACGCTGCAGAAGTTCAACACAAACAGAGCGAAGAATCTCGTCTTCTTCCTCGGAGACG GAATGGGCGTTCCCACGGTAACAGCTGCTCGAATACTGAAGGGTCAGCTGAATGGACAGAGTGGAGAAGAGACGCAGCTGGAGATGGACAAGTTCCCCTTTGTGTCGCTGGCCAAG ACCTACAACACCAACGCGCAGGTGCCAGACAGCGCCGGCACGGCCACGGCTTACCTCTGCGGGGTCAAGGCCAACGAGGGCACGGTGGGCGTGAGCGCGGCCGCCACCCGCACACAGTGCAACACCACCAGGGGCAATGAGGTCACCTCCATCCTCCGATGGGCCAGCGATACAG GCATGTCGGTGGGAATCGTGACGACGACCCGGGTCAACCACGCGACCCCCAGCGCTGCTTACGCCCACAGCGTGGACAGAGACTGGTACTCCGACAACGAGATGCCGGCTGAAGCCCTGAAGAACGGCTGCAAAGACATCGCAAGGCAACTCTTCGACAACATCCCCAACATCGCC GTGATTCTGGGTGGTGGGAGGAAGTATATGTTCCCCAAAAACACGTCTGACGTGGAGTACCCGGGCGTGGCGAAGCACAACGGCACACGAAACGACGGAAGGAACCTGGTGCAGGAGTGGATCGACGGGAAGAAGGCTAAA AAAGGTCATTATGTATGGAACAAGAAGCAGCTGCTATCACTGAACCCCAACAACGTGGAATACCTACTGG GTCTCTTTGAACCTGCGGATATGACGTATAACTTGGAGAGGAACACTGACACGGACCCCTCGCTGCCGGAGATGGTGGAGGTGGCCATTAAGATCCTCAGGAAGAACCCAAAGGGATTTTTCCTGCTTGTGGAAG GAGGACGCATTGATCACGGGCACCACGAGGGAAAGGCCAAGCAGGCTCTTCACGAAGCTGTGGAAATGGACAAGGCCATCAGCCTGGCGGGCCTCATGACCAGCGTCCACGACACGCTGACAGTAGTTACCGCCGATCACTCTCACATGTTCAACTTCGGGGGCTACACGGGCAGAGGAAACCCCATGTTCG GTCTGGCCCCAATGCTGAGCGATATTGACCAGAAGCCCTTCACCTCCATCATATATGGGAACGGACCGGGTTACAAACTCGTTAACGGCGGGAGGGAGAACGTCTCCACTGTGGATTATC AGGAAAACAACTACCAGGCCCAGGCGGCTGTACCTCTGACCATGGAGACTCATGGAGGAGAAGACGTGGCTGTGTTTGCTAAAGGGCCCATGGCCCACCTGCTGCACGGGGTCTACGAGCAGAACTACATCCCCCACGCCATGGCGTACGCGAGCTGCATCGGCGAGAACCGGGAGCACTGCAGCGGCAGGTCGGCGGCTCTGCGCCCCGTCCTCTCCAGCGCGGCCGCCCTCCTCACAGTCACCCGACTTCTGTGCTGA